One genomic region from Grus americana isolate bGruAme1 chromosome 15, bGruAme1.mat, whole genome shotgun sequence encodes:
- the TNRC6A gene encoding trinucleotide repeat-containing gene 6A protein isoform X10 — MRELEAKATKEVERKLSRAFLPHLCGTERRDLVQEEEEQLMEERKKRKEDKKKKEAAQKKAIEQKLKVPEQTKTSVSQPQPVTSNGTSTVTSTNNNAKRATANSQQQQTLPRYPPREVPPRFRHQEQKQLLKRGQQLPVIAANLGSTPKVLNGQSGGSTVTNKQPVTNGEVPNSSKKQPDLNHSGLGSHYENSHWGPVSSNSDSSTNWDKVIVDGSDKEAWPSITGSDPELTSECMDTDSASSSGSERNLVIMASGSTGGENDGIRNGIGHGSQNKFVVGSNSNNVGNGSINGPWGLSHGTIISTCQVSVDAPDSKSESSNNRMNAWGTINSSSNGGLNPSTLNSNGNHGAWPVLENNGHALKGSIGSGNPGTSIQCSTIGQISNSQSINSKVGGSAHGSWGSLQENCDSEVNGTRKVSFSGQPQNLNTEMNGPNNTTNFMTSSLPNSAGSVQINELPNNTGHGAWRVSTMNHSQIQASPVTNGTSISHLSNGETKNGGSYGTTWGAYGSNYSGDKCSGPNSQANGDTVNATLMQPGISGPGSTNFQINGNKGGGVWEAGTVNSQNMPWGSGNGARSGNGASAGGSRRGWGNPAQNTGTNISNGEWSKLPSNQHSNESMNGNSRKFTNGWKSTEEDDLNSQSSAASQITEQNSTWAKTGTGDSEGSSESTGCHEDRVTTEGQNRERRKVDQHALLQSIVNRTDLDPRVLSNSGWGQTPIKQNTAWDTETSPRGERKTDNGTEAWGGSVTQTSSSGGCVDRPSPNNNDTSSVSGWGDPKSATRWGDSKGSNSQGGWEEDSAATVMVKSNQSWGSGKEEKSSWNDSQKMKQGWVDGQKANQGWAVSASDSWGENSRSNHWGEAKKSSSGGSDSDRSVSGWNEPGKSNSVTWGGNNTNPNSSSGWDEPAKSNQNQGWGDPPKSNQPQGWGDSSKPINSPEWNKQDVGSWGAPSATNKPPGSGWLGGPMPAPAKEEEPTGWEEPSPESIRRKMEIDDGTSAWGDPSKYNYKNVNMWNKNVPNSSSSSDQQAQVHQQLLSSSAMSSKESSSGSGWGEPSTPATTVDNGTSAWGKPMDTGTSWGEPISDAAGTSGWGNASLGQQASNKPGPKSMQDSWCGDDMPLTGSRQTSWEEEEDVEIGMWNSSSSQEANPSLNWPPYMKKMPTKGIMKGGNKQDETWINPFIKQFTNLSFSRESPEETIQSNKMDMSGGLLQDKRMEMDKHGLSVGDYNRVVGKGPGSRPQISKESSMDRGPYFDKDGIVADESQNMQFMSNQNMKLPPSNNALPNQALGSLAGLGMQNLNSVRQNGNPSMFGVGNIAAQPRSMQQPPAQPLNSSQPNPRAQVPPPLLSPQVPVSLLKYAPNNGGLSPLFGPQQVAMLNQLSQLNQLSQISQLQRLLAQQQKAQNQRSMPSGGRQQQEQQGRSLSMQQQMMQQSRQLDPNLLMKQQTPPSQQQSLHQPTMKSFLENVIPHATPELQKGPSPINAFSSFPIGMNSNLNVNMDMSSIKEPQSRLRKWTTVDSISVNTSLDQNSSKHGAISSGFRLEESPFVPYDFMNSSNSPASPPGSIGDGWPRAKSPNGSSSVNWPPEFRPGEPWKGYPNIDPETDPYVTPGSVINNLSINTVREVDHLRDRNSGSSSSLNTTLPSTSAWSSIRASNYNVSLSSTAQSTSARNSDSKSTWSPGSVTNTSLAHELWKVPLPPKSITAPSRPPPGLTGQKPPLSTWDNSLRLGGGWGNSDARYTPGSSWGESSSGRITNWLVLKNLTPQIDGSTLRTLCMQHGPLITFHLNLPHGNALVRYSSKEEVVKAQKSLHMCVLGNTTILAEFASEEEISRFFAQGQSLTPSPGWQSLGSSQNRLGSIDGSHSFSNRNDLNHWNGAGLSGTSSGDLHGTSLWGSPNYSTSLWGTPSSNDTRGISSPSPINAFLSVDHLGGGGESM, encoded by the exons ATCTGAACCACAGTGGTCTAGGATCCCATTATGAAAATTCTCACTGGGGACCAGTCTCTTCAAATAGTGACTCCAGCACAAACTGGGATAAAGTTATTGTAGACGGCTCTGACAAAGAAGCATGGCCATCAATCACTGGCAGTGACCCAGAGCTGACATCAGAATGTATGGACACTGACTCTGCCTCTAGCTCTGGGTCAGAGAGAAACCTCGTTATAATGGCTTCAGGGAGCACAGGTGGTGAAAATGATGGCATTCGAAATGGCATTGGACATGGTTCTCAAAATAAGTTTGTGGTTGGTAGCAACAGCAATAATGTGGGCAATGGAAGTATTAATGGCCCGTGGGGTTTATCCCATGGAACCATAATAAGCACATGTCAAGTTTCTGTGGATGCTCCTGACAGCAAATCTGAAAGTAGCAACAATAGAATGAATGCTTGGGGCACCATAAACTCTTCATCAAATGGAGGGTTAAATCCAAGCACTTTGAATTCAAATGGCAACCATGGTGCCTGGCCTGTATTGGAGAACAATGGACATGCCCTGAAAGGGTCTATAGGGAGTGGTAATCCTGGCACAAGTATTCAGTGCAGTACCATAGGTCAGATATCTAATAGTCAGAGTATTAACTCTAAAGTGGGTGGTTCAGCCCATGGTTCCTGGGGAAGCCTTCAGGAAAATTGTGATTCTGAAGTAAATGGTACAAGGAAGGTTTCGTTCAGTGGGCAACCTCAAAACCTTAACACTGAAATGAATGGACCAAATAACACTACTAACTTTATGACCTCTAGTTTACCAAACTCTGCTGGTTCAGTGCAGATTAACGAACTGCCTAATAATACAGGGCATGGGGCCTGGCGTGTGAGCACAATGAATCATTCTCAGATTCAGGCCTCTCCAGTTACAAATGGCACTTCCATTTCTCATCTTAGCAATGGTGAGACGAAAAATGGTGGATCTTACGGTACTACATGGGGTGCCTATGGTTCTAATTACTCTGGAGACAAATGTTCAGGCCCAAACAGCCAAGCTAATGGTGACACTGTGAATGCAACTCTAATGCAGCCAGGCATTAGCGGGCCTGGCAGCACTAACTTTCAAATCAATGGGAATAAAGGAGGAGGGGTGTGGGAGGCAGGGACAGTCAACTCCCAGAATATGCCGTGGGGAAGTGGAAATGGTGCAAGAAGTGGAAATGGTGCAAGTGCTGGCGGGAGTAGAAGAGGATGGGGCAACCCTGCACAAAACACTGGCACTAACATTTCAAACGGGGAGTGGAGTAAACTGCCTAGTAATCAGCATTCCAATGAAAGTATGAATGGAAACAGCAGGAAGTTTACGAATGGATGGAAATCTACTGAGGAGGATGACCTTAACAGCCAgagttctgctgcttctcagataACTGAGCAGAACAGCACATGGGCCAAAACAGGTACGGGGGACAGCGAAGGTAGTTCAGAGAGCACTGGATGCCACGAAGATAGAGTAACTACGGAAGGACAGAATcgagaaagaaggaaagttgACCAGCATGCATTACTCCAAAGTATTGTGAACAGAACTGACTTAGATCCACGTGTCCTTTCCAACTCTGGTTGGGGACAGACTCCAATCAAACAGAACACTGCCTGGGATACCGAAACATCACCAAGGGGtgaaagaaaaactgacaaTGGGACAGAGGCCTGGGGAGGCTCTGTGACACAgacttccagctcaggggggtGTGTGGATAGACCTAGCCCTAATAATAATGATACCTCATCTGTATCAGGGTGGGGAGATCCAAAGTCTGCTACAAGGTGGGGAGACTCCAAAGGGTCAAACAGCCAAGGGGGGTGGGAAGAAGATTCTGCTGCTACAGTAATGGTCAAGAGCAATCAATCATGGGGAAGTGGCAAAGAGGAAAAGTCATCTTGGAATGACTCACAGAAGATGAAACAGGGATGGGTAGATGGACAAAAGGCCAACCAGGGTTGGGCAGTTTCTGCCAGTGATAGCTGGGGCGAAAATTCAAGAAGTAACCATTGGGGTGAGGCTAAGAAATCCAGTTCAGGAGGTAGCGACAGTGACAGATCAGTATCTGGTTGGAATGAGCCAGGTAAATCAAATTCTGTTACTTGGGGAGGTAATAATACAAACCCCAATAGTTCTTCAGGATGGGATGAGCCTGCAAAGTCTAATCAGAACCAGGGCTGGGGAGACCCTCCTAAATCCAATCAGCCTCAAGGTTGGGGGGATTCGTCAAAGCCAATCAATTCTCCAGAATGGAACAAACAAGATGTTGGCTCTTGGGGAGCACCATCTGccacaaacaaacccccagGGTCAGGCTGGCTGGGCGGACCAATGCCGGCAccagcaaaggaggaagaacCCACTGGCTGGGAGGAGCCATCCCCTGAATCAATACGCCGTAAAATGGAAATTGATGATGGAACTTCTGCTTGGGGTGATCCAAGCAAATACAACTACAAAAATGTGAATATGTGGAATAAAAATGTCCCAAACAGTAGCAGCAGTTCAGACCAGCAAGCACAGGTACATCAGCAGCTACTGTCTTCAAGTGCCATGTCTAGCAAGGAGAGCAGTTCGGGTTCTG gtTGGGGAGAGCCTTCTACTCCAGCCACTACTGTAGATAATGGAACTTCAGCGTGGGGTAAACCCATGGATACTGGTACTAGCTGGGGAGAACCCATCAGTGATGCAGCAGGCACCTCTGGCTGGGGAAACGCTTCTCTTGGTCAACAGGCTTCAAATAAACCTG GGCCTAAATCTATGCAAGATAGTTGGTGTGGAGACGATATGCCATTGACAGGCAGTCGTCAGACcagctgggaggaagaggaggatgtaGAGATTGGAATGTGGAACAGCAGTTCTTCACAAGAAGCTAACCCATCTTTAAATTGGCCAccatatatgaaaaaaatgcccACAAAG ggAATAATGAAAGGTGGAAATAAACAAGATGAAACATGGATCAATCCATTCATTAAGCAATTCACAAATCTCAGTTTTTCA AGAGAATCACCAGAAGAAACCATACAGAGCAATAAGATGGACATGTCTGGAG GGTTATTGCAAGACAAGCGAATGGAGATGGATAAGCATGGCCTCAGTGTTGGAGATTACAATCGTGTGGTTGGAAAAGGCCCTGGTTCTCGTCCTCAAATTTCCAAAGAGTCTTCCATGGATCGCGGTCCTTACTTTGATAAG GATGGCATTGTAGCAGACGAGTCCCAAAACATGCAGTTTATGTCCAATCAAAACATGAAGCTTCCCCCTTCAAATAATGCACTACCTAACCAAGCCCTTGGCTCCCTAGCAGGGCTGGGTATGCAAAACTTGAATTCTGTTAGACAG aaTGGCAATCCCAGTATGTTTGGTGTTGGTAATATAGCAGCACAGCCCAGGAGCATGCAGCAGCCTCCAGCACAACCTCTTAATTCATCTCAGCCTAATCCACGTGCTCAAGTGCCTCCTCCATTACTATCCCCTCAG GTTCCAGTATCATTACTGAAGTATGCACCAAACAACGGTGGCCTGAGCCCACTTTTTGGCCCACAACAGGTAGCCATGTTGAATCAACTGTCCCAGTTAAACCAGCTTTCTCAGATCTCCCAGTTACAG CGGTTGTTGGCTCAGCAGCAAAAAGCGCAGAATCAAAGAAGCATGCCTTCTGGTGGTCGTcaacagcaggagcagcag GGTCGATCTCTTAGTATGCAGCAACAGATGATGCAACAGTCCCGTCAGCTTGATCCAAACCTGTTAATGAAGCAGCAAACTCCACCCTCTCAACAGCAGTCACTCCATCAACCCACCATGAAATCTTTCCTTGAGAATGTCATACCCCATGCTACTCCTGAGCTACAAAAAGGGCCATCACCAATAAATGCGTTCAGCAGCTTCCCTATAG GAATGAACTCAAACTTGAATGTAAACATGGATATGAGCAGTATTAAAGAGCCACAATCTCGGTTGAGGAAATGGACTACAGTAGACAGCATTTCTGTGAACACATCGTTAGATCAAAACTCCAGCAAACATG gtgCTATTTCAAGTGGTTTTAGGCTGGAAGAGTCTCCATTTGTTCCATATGACTTTATGAACAGCAGTAATTCACCAGCCAGTCCTCCTGGATCTATTGGGGATGGCTGGCCCCGTGCCAAATCGCCTAATGGCTCTAGCAGTGTTAACTGGCCACCAG AGTTTCGTCCTGGTGAGCCATGGAAAGGTTATCCAAACATCGACCCTGAAACTGACCCTTACGTCACTCCTGGCAGTGTCATAAACAATCTTTCAATTAATACTGTGCGGGAAGTTGACCACCTCAGGGACAGGAACAGTG GGTCATCCTCATCTTTGAACACCACGCTGCCTTCAACTAGTGCCTGGTCATCCATTCGTGCCTCCAACTACAATGTTTCCCTCAGCAGTACAGCACAAAGCACTTCAG CCAGAAACAGTGATTCCAAATCAACATGGTCTCCTGGATCAGTCACTAACACCTCTCTGGCTCATGAGCTGTGGAAGGTCCCTTTGCCACCTAAAAGCATCACTGCTCCGTCCCGCCCACCTCCAGGGCTGACAGGCCAGAAACCACCGTTGTCCACTTGGGATAATTCCCTTCGTCTGGGTGGAGGATGGGGAAATTCTGATGCCAGATATACCCCTG gTTCAAGCTGGGGTGAGAGCAGCTCAGGGAGAATAACAAATTGGCTTGTTCTAAAAAACCTTACACCTCAG ATTGATGGCTCAACCCTGCGTACTCTGTGCATGCAGCACGGTCCACTAATAACATTCCACCTTAACCTCCCACATGGTAATGCTTTGGTCCGTTACAGTTCAAAAGAAGAGGTAGTGAAGGCACAAAAATCTCTGCACAT GTGTGTATTAGGGAACACTACTATTCTTGCTGAGTTTGCCAGTGAAGAGGAGATTAGTCGCTTCTTTGCACAAGGCCAGTCTCTGACTCCGTCTCCTGGCTGGCAATCTCTTGGATCCAGCCAGAACCGACTTGGATCCATTGACGGTTCCCATTCGTTCTCAAACCGTAATGATCTAAATCACTGGAATGGTGCTGGGCTGTCGGGAACTAGCAGTGGAGACCTTCATGGCACTTCACTTTGGGGGAGCCCCAACTATTCCACGAGCCTGTGGGGCACCCCGAGCAGCAATGACACCAGGGGAATTAGCAGCCCATCCCCCATCAACGCTTTCCTTTCTGTTGACCACCTAGGTGGAGGTGGAGAGTCCATGTAA
- the TNRC6A gene encoding trinucleotide repeat-containing gene 6A protein isoform X2, translating into MRELEAKATKEVERKLSRAFLPHLCGTERRDLVQEEEEQLMEERKKRKEDKKKKEAAQKKAIEQKLKVPEQTKTSVSQPQPVTSNGTSTVTSTNNNAKRATANSQQQQTLPRYPPREVPPRFRHQEQKQLLKRGQQLPVIAANLGSTPKVLNGQSGGSTVTNKQPVTNGEVPNSSKKQPGMPPIRDLVSHSPNQSDLNHSGLGSHYENSHWGPVSSNSDSSTNWDKVIVDGSDKEAWPSITGSDPELTSECMDTDSASSSGSERNLVIMASGSTGGENDGIRNGIGHGSQNKFVVGSNSNNVGNGSINGPWGLSHGTIISTCQVSVDAPDSKSESSNNRMNAWGTINSSSNGGLNPSTLNSNGNHGAWPVLENNGHALKGSIGSGNPGTSIQCSTIGQISNSQSINSKVGGSAHGSWGSLQENCDSEVNGTRKVSFSGQPQNLNTEMNGPNNTTNFMTSSLPNSAGSVQINELPNNTGHGAWRVSTMNHSQIQASPVTNGTSISHLSNGETKNGGSYGTTWGAYGSNYSGDKCSGPNSQANGDTVNATLMQPGISGPGSTNFQINGNKGGGVWEAGTVNSQNMPWGSGNGARSGNGASAGGSRRGWGNPAQNTGTNISNGEWSKLPSNQHSNESMNGNSRKFTNGWKSTEEDDLNSQSSAASQITEQNSTWAKTGTGDSEGSSESTGCHEDRVTTEGQNRERRKVDQHALLQSIVNRTDLDPRVLSNSGWGQTPIKQNTAWDTETSPRGERKTDNGTEAWGGSVTQTSSSGGCVDRPSPNNNDTSSVSGWGDPKSATRWGDSKGSNSQGGWEEDSAATVMVKSNQSWGSGKEEKSSWNDSQKMKQGWVDGQKANQGWAVSASDSWGENSRSNHWGEAKKSSSGGSDSDRSVSGWNEPGKSNSVTWGGNNTNPNSSSGWDEPAKSNQNQGWGDPPKSNQPQGWGDSSKPINSPEWNKQDVGSWGAPSATNKPPGSGWLGGPMPAPAKEEEPTGWEEPSPESIRRKMEIDDGTSAWGDPSKYNYKNVNMWNKNVPNSSSSSDQQAQVHQQLLSSSAMSSKESSSGSGWGEPSTPATTVDNGTSAWGKPMDTGTSWGEPISDAAGTSGWGNASLGQQASNKPGPKSMQDSWCGDDMPLTGSRQTSWEEEEDVEIGMWNSSSSQEANPSLNWPPYMKKMPTKGIMKGGNKQDETWINPFIKQFTNLSFSRESPEETIQSNKMDMSGGLLQDKRMEMDKHGLSVGDYNRVVGKGPGSRPQISKESSMDRGPYFDKNGNPSMFGVGNIAAQPRSMQQPPAQPLNSSQPNPRAQVPPPLLSPQVPVSLLKYAPNNGGLSPLFGPQQVAMLNQLSQLNQLSQISQLQRLLAQQQKAQNQRSMPSGGRQQQEQQGRSLSMQQQMMQQSRQLDPNLLMKQQTPPSQQQSLHQPTMKSFLENVIPHATPELQKGPSPINAFSSFPIGFCPISTSEIPGMNSNLNVNMDMSSIKEPQSRLRKWTTVDSISVNTSLDQNSSKHGAISSGFRLEESPFVPYDFMNSSNSPASPPGSIGDGWPRAKSPNGSSSVNWPPEFRPGEPWKGYPNIDPETDPYVTPGSVINNLSINTVREVDHLRDRNSGSSSSLNTTLPSTSAWSSIRASNYNVSLSSTAQSTSARNSDSKSTWSPGSVTNTSLAHELWKVPLPPKSITAPSRPPPGLTGQKPPLSTWDNSLRLGGGWGNSDARYTPGSSWGESSSGRITNWLVLKNLTPQIDGSTLRTLCMQHGPLITFHLNLPHGNALVRYSSKEEVVKAQKSLHMCVLGNTTILAEFASEEEISRFFAQGQSLTPSPGWQSLGSSQNRLGSIDGSHSFSNRNDLNHWNGAGLSGTSSGDLHGTSLWGSPNYSTSLWGTPSSNDTRGISSPSPINAFLSVDHLGGGGESM; encoded by the exons gcATGCCTCCCATTCGGGACTTGGTGAGCCACTCCCCTAACCAGTCAG ATCTGAACCACAGTGGTCTAGGATCCCATTATGAAAATTCTCACTGGGGACCAGTCTCTTCAAATAGTGACTCCAGCACAAACTGGGATAAAGTTATTGTAGACGGCTCTGACAAAGAAGCATGGCCATCAATCACTGGCAGTGACCCAGAGCTGACATCAGAATGTATGGACACTGACTCTGCCTCTAGCTCTGGGTCAGAGAGAAACCTCGTTATAATGGCTTCAGGGAGCACAGGTGGTGAAAATGATGGCATTCGAAATGGCATTGGACATGGTTCTCAAAATAAGTTTGTGGTTGGTAGCAACAGCAATAATGTGGGCAATGGAAGTATTAATGGCCCGTGGGGTTTATCCCATGGAACCATAATAAGCACATGTCAAGTTTCTGTGGATGCTCCTGACAGCAAATCTGAAAGTAGCAACAATAGAATGAATGCTTGGGGCACCATAAACTCTTCATCAAATGGAGGGTTAAATCCAAGCACTTTGAATTCAAATGGCAACCATGGTGCCTGGCCTGTATTGGAGAACAATGGACATGCCCTGAAAGGGTCTATAGGGAGTGGTAATCCTGGCACAAGTATTCAGTGCAGTACCATAGGTCAGATATCTAATAGTCAGAGTATTAACTCTAAAGTGGGTGGTTCAGCCCATGGTTCCTGGGGAAGCCTTCAGGAAAATTGTGATTCTGAAGTAAATGGTACAAGGAAGGTTTCGTTCAGTGGGCAACCTCAAAACCTTAACACTGAAATGAATGGACCAAATAACACTACTAACTTTATGACCTCTAGTTTACCAAACTCTGCTGGTTCAGTGCAGATTAACGAACTGCCTAATAATACAGGGCATGGGGCCTGGCGTGTGAGCACAATGAATCATTCTCAGATTCAGGCCTCTCCAGTTACAAATGGCACTTCCATTTCTCATCTTAGCAATGGTGAGACGAAAAATGGTGGATCTTACGGTACTACATGGGGTGCCTATGGTTCTAATTACTCTGGAGACAAATGTTCAGGCCCAAACAGCCAAGCTAATGGTGACACTGTGAATGCAACTCTAATGCAGCCAGGCATTAGCGGGCCTGGCAGCACTAACTTTCAAATCAATGGGAATAAAGGAGGAGGGGTGTGGGAGGCAGGGACAGTCAACTCCCAGAATATGCCGTGGGGAAGTGGAAATGGTGCAAGAAGTGGAAATGGTGCAAGTGCTGGCGGGAGTAGAAGAGGATGGGGCAACCCTGCACAAAACACTGGCACTAACATTTCAAACGGGGAGTGGAGTAAACTGCCTAGTAATCAGCATTCCAATGAAAGTATGAATGGAAACAGCAGGAAGTTTACGAATGGATGGAAATCTACTGAGGAGGATGACCTTAACAGCCAgagttctgctgcttctcagataACTGAGCAGAACAGCACATGGGCCAAAACAGGTACGGGGGACAGCGAAGGTAGTTCAGAGAGCACTGGATGCCACGAAGATAGAGTAACTACGGAAGGACAGAATcgagaaagaaggaaagttgACCAGCATGCATTACTCCAAAGTATTGTGAACAGAACTGACTTAGATCCACGTGTCCTTTCCAACTCTGGTTGGGGACAGACTCCAATCAAACAGAACACTGCCTGGGATACCGAAACATCACCAAGGGGtgaaagaaaaactgacaaTGGGACAGAGGCCTGGGGAGGCTCTGTGACACAgacttccagctcaggggggtGTGTGGATAGACCTAGCCCTAATAATAATGATACCTCATCTGTATCAGGGTGGGGAGATCCAAAGTCTGCTACAAGGTGGGGAGACTCCAAAGGGTCAAACAGCCAAGGGGGGTGGGAAGAAGATTCTGCTGCTACAGTAATGGTCAAGAGCAATCAATCATGGGGAAGTGGCAAAGAGGAAAAGTCATCTTGGAATGACTCACAGAAGATGAAACAGGGATGGGTAGATGGACAAAAGGCCAACCAGGGTTGGGCAGTTTCTGCCAGTGATAGCTGGGGCGAAAATTCAAGAAGTAACCATTGGGGTGAGGCTAAGAAATCCAGTTCAGGAGGTAGCGACAGTGACAGATCAGTATCTGGTTGGAATGAGCCAGGTAAATCAAATTCTGTTACTTGGGGAGGTAATAATACAAACCCCAATAGTTCTTCAGGATGGGATGAGCCTGCAAAGTCTAATCAGAACCAGGGCTGGGGAGACCCTCCTAAATCCAATCAGCCTCAAGGTTGGGGGGATTCGTCAAAGCCAATCAATTCTCCAGAATGGAACAAACAAGATGTTGGCTCTTGGGGAGCACCATCTGccacaaacaaacccccagGGTCAGGCTGGCTGGGCGGACCAATGCCGGCAccagcaaaggaggaagaacCCACTGGCTGGGAGGAGCCATCCCCTGAATCAATACGCCGTAAAATGGAAATTGATGATGGAACTTCTGCTTGGGGTGATCCAAGCAAATACAACTACAAAAATGTGAATATGTGGAATAAAAATGTCCCAAACAGTAGCAGCAGTTCAGACCAGCAAGCACAGGTACATCAGCAGCTACTGTCTTCAAGTGCCATGTCTAGCAAGGAGAGCAGTTCGGGTTCTG gtTGGGGAGAGCCTTCTACTCCAGCCACTACTGTAGATAATGGAACTTCAGCGTGGGGTAAACCCATGGATACTGGTACTAGCTGGGGAGAACCCATCAGTGATGCAGCAGGCACCTCTGGCTGGGGAAACGCTTCTCTTGGTCAACAGGCTTCAAATAAACCTG GGCCTAAATCTATGCAAGATAGTTGGTGTGGAGACGATATGCCATTGACAGGCAGTCGTCAGACcagctgggaggaagaggaggatgtaGAGATTGGAATGTGGAACAGCAGTTCTTCACAAGAAGCTAACCCATCTTTAAATTGGCCAccatatatgaaaaaaatgcccACAAAG ggAATAATGAAAGGTGGAAATAAACAAGATGAAACATGGATCAATCCATTCATTAAGCAATTCACAAATCTCAGTTTTTCA AGAGAATCACCAGAAGAAACCATACAGAGCAATAAGATGGACATGTCTGGAG GGTTATTGCAAGACAAGCGAATGGAGATGGATAAGCATGGCCTCAGTGTTGGAGATTACAATCGTGTGGTTGGAAAAGGCCCTGGTTCTCGTCCTCAAATTTCCAAAGAGTCTTCCATGGATCGCGGTCCTTACTTTGATAAG aaTGGCAATCCCAGTATGTTTGGTGTTGGTAATATAGCAGCACAGCCCAGGAGCATGCAGCAGCCTCCAGCACAACCTCTTAATTCATCTCAGCCTAATCCACGTGCTCAAGTGCCTCCTCCATTACTATCCCCTCAG GTTCCAGTATCATTACTGAAGTATGCACCAAACAACGGTGGCCTGAGCCCACTTTTTGGCCCACAACAGGTAGCCATGTTGAATCAACTGTCCCAGTTAAACCAGCTTTCTCAGATCTCCCAGTTACAG CGGTTGTTGGCTCAGCAGCAAAAAGCGCAGAATCAAAGAAGCATGCCTTCTGGTGGTCGTcaacagcaggagcagcag GGTCGATCTCTTAGTATGCAGCAACAGATGATGCAACAGTCCCGTCAGCTTGATCCAAACCTGTTAATGAAGCAGCAAACTCCACCCTCTCAACAGCAGTCACTCCATCAACCCACCATGAAATCTTTCCTTGAGAATGTCATACCCCATGCTACTCCTGAGCTACAAAAAGGGCCATCACCAATAAATGCGTTCAGCAGCTTCCCTATAG GCTTCTGTCCAATTTCTACTTCAGAAATTCCAG GAATGAACTCAAACTTGAATGTAAACATGGATATGAGCAGTATTAAAGAGCCACAATCTCGGTTGAGGAAATGGACTACAGTAGACAGCATTTCTGTGAACACATCGTTAGATCAAAACTCCAGCAAACATG gtgCTATTTCAAGTGGTTTTAGGCTGGAAGAGTCTCCATTTGTTCCATATGACTTTATGAACAGCAGTAATTCACCAGCCAGTCCTCCTGGATCTATTGGGGATGGCTGGCCCCGTGCCAAATCGCCTAATGGCTCTAGCAGTGTTAACTGGCCACCAG AGTTTCGTCCTGGTGAGCCATGGAAAGGTTATCCAAACATCGACCCTGAAACTGACCCTTACGTCACTCCTGGCAGTGTCATAAACAATCTTTCAATTAATACTGTGCGGGAAGTTGACCACCTCAGGGACAGGAACAGTG GGTCATCCTCATCTTTGAACACCACGCTGCCTTCAACTAGTGCCTGGTCATCCATTCGTGCCTCCAACTACAATGTTTCCCTCAGCAGTACAGCACAAAGCACTTCAG CCAGAAACAGTGATTCCAAATCAACATGGTCTCCTGGATCAGTCACTAACACCTCTCTGGCTCATGAGCTGTGGAAGGTCCCTTTGCCACCTAAAAGCATCACTGCTCCGTCCCGCCCACCTCCAGGGCTGACAGGCCAGAAACCACCGTTGTCCACTTGGGATAATTCCCTTCGTCTGGGTGGAGGATGGGGAAATTCTGATGCCAGATATACCCCTG gTTCAAGCTGGGGTGAGAGCAGCTCAGGGAGAATAACAAATTGGCTTGTTCTAAAAAACCTTACACCTCAG ATTGATGGCTCAACCCTGCGTACTCTGTGCATGCAGCACGGTCCACTAATAACATTCCACCTTAACCTCCCACATGGTAATGCTTTGGTCCGTTACAGTTCAAAAGAAGAGGTAGTGAAGGCACAAAAATCTCTGCACAT GTGTGTATTAGGGAACACTACTATTCTTGCTGAGTTTGCCAGTGAAGAGGAGATTAGTCGCTTCTTTGCACAAGGCCAGTCTCTGACTCCGTCTCCTGGCTGGCAATCTCTTGGATCCAGCCAGAACCGACTTGGATCCATTGACGGTTCCCATTCGTTCTCAAACCGTAATGATCTAAATCACTGGAATGGTGCTGGGCTGTCGGGAACTAGCAGTGGAGACCTTCATGGCACTTCACTTTGGGGGAGCCCCAACTATTCCACGAGCCTGTGGGGCACCCCGAGCAGCAATGACACCAGGGGAATTAGCAGCCCATCCCCCATCAACGCTTTCCTTTCTGTTGACCACCTAGGTGGAGGTGGAGAGTCCATGTAA